The segment accatctagcgggcataattggcagtgcctgcagcacacaCTAGAGTAGTGcttgggtgggatgaccggactatgtgggcggggtcttcaaacgctgtgtaaggaccctgattggcagatagaaaggcgcctgtgcagagtgcatgggtgagaaagggttccgctaagggttgcgcgggggtcggaggaggcgtgagcagcaatatacccacctcgactgcaatcaggaaaccaccagcagggggagataaactgactacgctaaactgggagaaaatgcagaaatacaacagaaaaaaaaagccTGAAGTCGTGAAGCAGGAAAGCTTTTATTGAGCTGcagaaaaataacatttataatattttaatatttattttcagcTTCATGCTGCACAATGAACTAAAACACGTCCTCCAAACACCAGAACGAtggaaacactcactcactcactcacctcacATCATCAGTTCATAAAAATACTGAGAGAAGATCTGAAGCTTCCTCATCACACCGACCGGCACGAGCACGAAGTGAAAAATCCCAGTAAACACACACCAGTACGGGGCGCCTGGGACCAGAGGTTAGCCCTCGAGCACACGTCCGTCAGGGGCCAACACCGAGGGCCCGTACTGATGTTTTCTGGGATGAAAGCAGCAGCGAAATCAGCGCTAACGATAGCACAGTACAGTCCAGAATTAGCATAGATGCTAACAATGCACCAGTCCCTTTCTTTTATCCTCAATATCAGACGGATCCGATCAGCACCGATCTGATAATAAACCCAGAGTGAGATGCTCAGTGGTGTGTGAGGACCGTCTGGCCGAAAATCATCCGGCGTGGTTAAACAGTTTAGCACAGATGCTACGAGGCTAATTGAAGCTAACAGCTAGCTGAGTTCTGATCAACATCACACACGTTCATGTCAGATAAAAGTCCGATCTGAGATCTGAGGTCCAGTCTGATAATCTGATACCAGAGTTCTGTGGTTTAAGACACTTTTGTTACTGAGCAGCATCGATCCTGACAagatttcacacacacacacacactcagctacacacacagctacacacatacacacacacacaaatacacactcatacacctacacacacacctacaaacacatacacacaacactttcacacctacacaaacacacatacacacaccaacacatacacagctacccacacacaaacatacatctacactcgcacacacacacacacacacacacacacacaaaccaacacacgccgacacacacacatacacacacctacacttatacaaacacacatgaacgcaTCTGCACACacaaatctacacacacacacacactaagacacatacacacacatgcctacacacacatataaatgcacctcagacacacacacacatactaacaaacctacacacacacacacctagatacacacttaaacacctacacacatacacacacacacactcgtgctCAGACACACCTGAAGCAGGTACATAAACACACTGTGgctcactcacacacagcacagctcagaagtttacatacactccaTTTGGTTtgtttctgtgactgaaggatcggaaaacaaaaacacacatttaatacCTTTATGTGTTTTTGTGGGTTCAttaaaaacctgaaaaatatGCGACACACCGAATTCTCCTCACTGCTGATGaaacagcgactcctgctgtctggtccaGGTGCTGCTGTGAGTGGTGGAGGAACACACAGAGCAGAGCATGACCCTCCAGATTTAGAACAACTGTCTGTACGGATCCACGGCAAGTCCTCGATAAGTGTGCATAAACTTCTGACTTAATTGTATGTTTTTGGCACTCGTTATCTCTCCAGCAGCTGAAGTACAGACCGACAGGCACACACGGGTGGCAGCAGTAGGCAGGGGTGTAAAATCCGGACAGTGCAGGTACCATCCAGGCATCAGGTGTGTTGCTTTATGTACGACGTCTGTTTTCATGCAGGATGAGGAGTAATACTGAATATAAAGCTACGCCCGTCAAATCAAACCGAGCGACTTAAAGCTTTAAAGCGTTTGCATTTGTTGGCATTATGGAGGCATCTAGGCTGGCACAGATCGAcagagtaataaaaatatatgttttatagatatttatattcattctaACGCTTAACACACTCTAGAATGTTGAAGTCGCACCCACATGAACTTTGGCTCTTGTGAAGATTCACTATATGTCCGAAAGAATGTAGACACCCCTCTTTCGACTGACtgcacacaaattcccacattcacactccaaaaccttgtggaaagcacTTCAAAAGACTGGAGGCTTTTACAGTCACACAGAGGGAAGGAAAGGATATTTAcattcatgtttatttatattaatttattatggtTTTGGAGTAGGACGACTAATaagcccatggtcaggtgtccacatacttttggccatatagagtaAGTCAAGCCTGTTCAGAAAGCCCCCTCCCCTCTTCCCGCTAACACTTGGAATCTGatcacaaacacaaacccatTATGAGCTCTTTAAATTGAAATATAGCTTATCTGTTAAACATACAGGACAGAAACATGTTAGTGAATGCAGCACGGCGGGGTGCGTTCAAAATCACTCATTCCTCTCATTCCAAAACGTTtcagaataaaaatatattattatttacaatgtaGGCATATGCTGTTATACACTCCCCCTATTGTTATCAACACTAAGAGACTGTTATAATACCCTTCTATTGTTTTGGCATCATCCAGCTTTGGATATACTCAAATCCCCTGTGCACAGCAACCTCTGCTGATCGTATTTCATTTCTACTGCTGCACACCTCCACCTcctggtggatgattctcagcactgcagtgacgctgacatggtgctggtgtgttagtgtgtgttgtgctggtatgagtggatcagacacagcagcgctgctggagtttttaaacacctcactgtcactgctggactgagattagtccaccaaccaaacatatccagccaacagcgccccgtgggcagcgtcctgtgaccaccgatgaaggtctagaagttgaccgactcaaacagcagcagtagatgagcgatcgtctctgactttacatctacaaggtggaccgactaggtaggagtgtctaatagagtggacggtgagtggacacagtgtttaaaaactccagcagcactgctgtgtctgatccattcgtaccagcacaacacacactaacacaccaccaccatgtcagtgtcactgcagtgctgagaatgatccaccacctaaataatacctgctctgtgggggtcctgtggtggtcctgaccattgaagaacagggtgaaagggggagtaacaaagtatgtagagaaacagatggactacagtcagtaattgtagaactacaaagtgcttctatatggtaagtggagctgataaaatggacagtgagtgtagaaacaaggaggtggttttaatgttatggctgattggtgtatactgaTTATCAGCACATGCCTACATGTTATAAACAGTTTGGGAGGATTGAAGAGCTCGAGTGATTATAAATCAGTAATTATGATTAATAAACTGAACTTAAACATCCTAAATGCAGAAACACACTCGGTTTCATTCACGATTACTGTTTAAACATAATATATGAATATTTTCCGTCTGATTAGCAGCTCGTCCTGCCGGTCGTGTCCCACCGTTCTCGACGTTTTTCCTCCTCGCGTCGTCAGGTCGTCAGAAAGCTGCTACGTGCTTGAAGGCCGTGAGCAGAACGTCTGTGCAACTTCATTTCAGTTCATTAAGACAAGAGGCTTCAGCATCAAGGCCTGCAGTATCAAATACATGAGCGTTAAAGCCGCCGGACCGCCCCTCGTTCCCTTTGTAGTTTGGACGTACCCCCCATCACCAGTACATCTCAGAGCCCAGATCGAGTCCCTGAGCTGCAGACGGAGCTGATCCTCTCTCCGCTCCTCCTGCGCTTTCGGTCGATGCAGGGACCGATCCGCGCTGTGGGTTTGTGACCGATAATAAAATCAATCCCATAAATCAGGCGATGCAGTTTTCAAGGACCGGCGTCAGAGAGAAATACGACTCTGTCGCGGCGGGAACGTCCCTCGTCCTGAAGTGTGCGTTCTGCATGAGCTCGTCGGGAACTGGGCATGTGCGGATATTCAGacgtgttttattaaaaatatcacAATATTTCACCACAACAAACACTTCAATGTTCAAAACTCTAGTTTTCATCTTTAttgtaaaattgtattttaatacGAACGAATTTTCGGTGcacgggtggtgcagcagtcggAGCTTTGGGACTCGTGATTTGGAATCGTAGCAGAGCTGCcgacctggccgggcgtccacacaaacacaactgatCATGTTTGAGTGAGGGAGCGTAGGGACGTCTCGAATCGCTGCTGCTGCGATATGCTCTCTCTGGTGCCAGTCCGGGTGTCTGCGCGATTGGGGGTGGGGAGGTTACATGGAGCATAGCATGGCTCTCCACATGCAATACGACTCACAGTGGTGATCCGGCCGTCCTtaatcagttgtagcctagtgattaaggtactggactagtaatcaaaaggtcactggttcaagccccaccactgccagctgttgggcccttgaggaaggcccttaaccctcaattgctcagactgtatgctgtcacagtactgtaagacgctttggataaaggctaaatgccgaaaatgtagatGTAATCAAATGAAGGTTGTGAAAGCGGCAGCGGATTCACAATTGAAaatcggatatgactaaattgtggAAAAATAAAGTGTTTCTTTTCTGTTACGTACAGGATCACATTCTCAATTCAAATTCAGCTGAATTCAGgctgaattattatttttttatttaatttcgaGCTGCTTGTGTGAGCCGCCAGTAGAACAAACGTTCGGCGTTCGTTTCGTACAGTCGTGTCTTCGGACGGAACACCAGGGTCTGAAAATCCATCGGATGATCCTGTGGAGCGAGCGGGTCGGGGTAAACGTCTCTGTTTTTGGTGTGAATTCTTTCAAATTGTTGGAGATTTTCAGCAAATCAAACGTACCTTTAAGTACTACAGATTATCCTTGTGATTGGCTGTGACCGCTGCACTCTAGCGCCACCTATAGTCCGGTCCACTAAGGTGACCGACCACTGAGGCTCATGATGCGCTTCAGAAAACGAAATCTGTGGTCAAGATGGATGAAATGGGGATTCCTTGCGGGTCTGTTTTAATTAGAACGATTTAAATACTCAACTCTATAATACTAGCACACTATCGCCACCTAGAGGACATGCTGTCCCTTATTTTTAAGCGTCTGTATGGAAAGTAAACTTTGTGTCAGTTGATATTGGGACATTGTGTATTGTGTGCTGTGTATGATATTATTATGTAATCATAAACTACAAAATTAACTCCGTTAGGactatagtattaataatattttgagGGATTGAGGCACTTTTTCCCCTTCACATGGTAAATATCATGATTATATGTGATTATATCATCAGCACATGCCCAGTACAGAGTAAACTCATGCCTGCACTTTATGGACAATCCGAAAATCACGAGCAACCCACTTAGTTTGTTGGTTACGACCACCAGGGGGCGACCATGCACACATTTCTTCGCAGAACATATTACTGAAATGTTACGTACGTGTCCGACGTCTGGACGGAACCAGACAACGGAAACTCCGGATCCAAGCAGAGCGTTCGGGCGTGACGCGTTCAAGGGCTGAAATTATCCAGCAGCTCCGGCGTGAGGTACCCGATGGGCACGGGGGGGCATTTCGAAGGATTTTGGGGTTGGGATGCTGGTGCGGAACTAGGGTTCAGGAGGACGCTGTGCTGCTCGTCCACTTCCTGCACCACAGTGTATTCCGACAGAGGAGGGAACGTGGAAGGTAGGGGGCGCTCTTTTTCTGGCTCGGAAGGAAGAACGTGGTACGGCTGATCTGGATCCGGAGTGGACGGGGATTCGGGGGAAACCTGGCGGGCGGCGCTCTCTGACGAATATCCTCCGTCAGGTTCCACCACGATGAGCTGGACGTGCAGATTATTCTTCTTCTCTCCATGCTTTTCGTCCTTCTTCTTAACCGGCGTGGTGATCTGCTGCTCCGGAGCGAGGACGACGCCCCCTGCAGGCGTGACGTCGCTCACCTGGGCGTAAAAGTCCATGTTGGCCCAATTCTTCCCGCCCTCGCTTCGCATCTCCATGTTGATTTGGGATTCGGAGGTGGGGGTCGAATCGCTCCTGCCGACCAGCGGGTGACGCTCCTCGCGGTCAGTCTCCATCTCCAGCCCCGAGTCGTCGTCGCCTTTGTGGGCGGACCTCAGGCAGTGGGCGGAGCCGTGATGGGCGGGGCCAAGCAGGCGGTGCGTGTCCGAGCTCTCGTCTTTCTCCAGCGCTTCATCCAGGTCGATCTGGATGAACTCCACCCAGGAGTCGTCGGGATACGTGTCGGGTTTGTACATGTGCTGATTGCTGAGCAAGAAATTCAGCTGGTCCAGTTTCCCTTTCTGCAAAACAACATCAGAGTTTTAACCCTTCACCCGCTCACCCTACAGCAGTTTACACCACagatggcaggagcttcagtcacaaTGGCTCTTTAATTGGTTTATGTTTTAACACACCAAGCTCAGAGCTTCCGACCTTCCACGACTAAACAagctttatatttttacatcCTGATGTATAAGCATAATCTAAACTTTACCTTTAAAATCTCCGGATCGATCCCTTTAATTTTGGGAGCTGGAACAGGAGGCAGCAAAATCACCATTAAtctaaaacacagacacacaaacacacagacacgttTACAGGTGATGTAcagagtgtaaacacacaaataaatatctAGAGCTTTAGAATTAAAACTGACAGTGAGCAatgattaaataatatatatagtgtgtgtagtgtgtatacagtgtgtatgtagtgtgtatataatgtgtttgtattgtgtatatagtgtttatgtagtgtgtatgaggtgtgtatgaggtgtgcaTATATTGTGTATGTATTATGAATAAAGtgagtatatagtgtgtatgtattgtgtataaagtgtgtatgtagtgcATATGTATTGTGTATGCActttgtataaggtgtgtatgtagtgtgtatgaggtgtgccaatattgtgtatgtattgtgtatacagtgtgtttgtattgtgtatgaggtgtgtgtatatagtgtgtgtatgagatgtgtatgtagtgtctatgtgtgtatgtattgtgtatgcagtgtgtatgtagtgtgtatacaGTTTGTATGCAGTGTGTAcacagtgtgtatgtagtgtgtatgtagtgtgtgtttagtgtctATGTAGTctatatttattgtgtatatttaTTGTGTCTGTATCTAGTCTGTGTGTATTGTGAATGTAGTGTCTATGCAGTGTGTATGAGCTGTGTATGTAGTCTGCATGCATTGTGTATGTATTGTGAATGTAGTGTCTACatagtgtgtatgaggtgtgtatgtacagtgtatatagTATGTATGTAGTGTCTATGTAGTCTATATGTATTGTGTAATTATTGTGTATGCAAGGTTTGatttgtgtatatagtgtgtatgtagtgtgtatgaggtgtgtatgcggtgtgtatgtagtgtgtatgtgtgtatgtattacgTAGAGTATAAgcagtgtgtatgaggtgtgtatgaggtgtgtatatagtgtgtatgtagtgtgtatgaggtgtgtatgtagtgtgtatgtagtgtgtatgaggtgtgtatatagtgtgtatgtagtgtgtatgaggtgtgtatgtagtgtgtatgtgtgtatgtattatgaGGAGTATAAGCAGTGTGTATGAgttgtgtatgaggtgtgtatatagtgtgtatgtagtgtgtatgaggtgtgtatgtagtgtgtatgtgtgtatgtattatgtAGAGTATAAGCAGTGTGTATGAGGTCTGTATGTAGCATGTATTTTGGGGGTGCAGGTTGGTACCTCTGTTGTTGTGAGAGGACGAGGAGGGTGAGGAGGATCAGCAGACTGATCACACTGACGATCAGAACCATCCTTATCGGGAACGTTGATTCAACTGAAAcaagttaataaataaactgaataaataaataatttagagTACTAAGAGTGTTGAGTTCTACAGTCTGACGGCACCACCATCAACGGCCGTCAGTCATTCAACACTACTCACAGAGAAACGAGTGTACTGAAACGTGGttggtgtgtgtaattgtggTTAATCTCTAACAGAGACGGGTGATGGTGGTGCGCTCAGACGTTCCAGTCCTTGTGTTAAAACCCCGATCGTACCTGGATTCAGAATCGGCGGTGCCTGTACGAAGATGCTTTCACTGAATTCACCGAAATTCTCAAACGAGGAGAGTTTGGTGCGAACTCTGACCTCGTAGTTATTGTGGGTGTTCAGAGCGTAAATGGACTTCTGGGTACCGCTTTCCAAATCCTGCTACAGAAACACATAAAGACGGGACGTTATTATTAACATGGCATAGATACCAGCGCTGACTGGTTATTGTTCGACGTTTATAATCGATTTATACGCTGtaggaccaaaagtatttggacagccgaccatgagcttgttggacgtcccatttcatcTAAAAAGATGCAAAATATACACTAGGGGGCGCTAATCACTCAGCTGTTTTTGCTCCACCCTAACTAAAAACAATCTGTTCATTTACCCTGACAGTGTTGCATTATAACACAGGAGTCGGTGATAAACTAATTCATTTCAATTTTCGAATAGCCGAGACTTACAGTAGAATAAAAACTCAAAACTTCAGATAGCTGCATGGCTACACGCTATTAGCAATTAGAATCCTTTAGCATGGAGCTACCACTTCTTCTCTTAGCTACGTAAACCAACACTGCTGTTAAAGAGCATCTCTATAATATAATGCTACCACCAGCATATTTTACAGTGGCTGATGTGCATCTACTGATAAGAGAGAGAtaagagataagataagactttattgatccccttagggaaattaacttgttacagcagtatgaaaaacagaaagaaatacaactaagtaaaaaatatttcacacatagtgtgtagttatttactctaaaaaaatatctaaaaattaatatatacattagaaatatgcaaaatatattaggttattgcacttattgtaaataaattacatattgcacttgttaTTACACCATGAACATGAAAGATTAGGTATGagtgatattattatatattattgttactgctgtaacaagttaatttccctaaggggatcaataaagtcttatcttgtCTCTTATCTCTCTCTTATCAGTAGATGCACATCAGCCACTGTAAAATATGCTGGTGGTAGCATTATATGCTggtatattattactgttgtaagCTCTGATGGCTGCGGGAATAAAGGACCTGCGGTAGCGCTCCTTCTTACACggggtggaggagtctggtactgaaggagcttgttaggtctcctacagactcatgtagtggatgtgtgatgatgtccaggatggatgacagcttggctatcatcctcctttctcccacctcctctacaggttggagaggacagttcaagacagagctcgctttcttgatcagcttgttcagtctttttctgtctctctccgATATTGCACCACCCCAGCACAAGAATAAGAATCCGACCTGAAAATGTTACTCTGGCCCTGTCAGATCGTCACAGACTCACAACGACCAATCAGAATCAATCGACCGTGCATGCTTTATCGTCCTAACAATACGGTGAAGCGTGATTGGTGTACCTTGTCCCAGTGGGAGGAGTTTTGGACCCGATACTGAACCTCGTACTTCAGGTTCAGCCAGCCCATCTGAGTGTCGGCAGACGGCGGCGGCGTCCAGTGGACCAGAACGTCGAAGTTCAGCCCCGAGCGACTGACGTTCAGCAGAGTCCAGTTCAGGCCGACGGGGGGGTCGGGGTACACTGCACAGAGGGGACAAGGTGAGGTCGAAAAGGTCAAACGGTGTGGCACAGTGGGGTTATACAATCACAGAATGACGTGGTGTCAGTCAGGAATAAAAATTAcactggtaccttgtaactcgacgtcccctaaactcaaaatgttAAAAACTCGACGCCCTTGGACGAGAAACTTGTAgctttaaactcgacgtgtgtgcgacCGCCGCTTTAACCAGCGCTCGGCTCGGTGCAGTAaagcgtcatcaaagtgcgaatatgagctgaatctgcatcagtgtggaataagagtcagatccagggttacagctccacgtgtatctgtgtttatctggattctcctccctgtttcacttttaaacttgtgttacagctccagcttctgagaaatggtgagaatcagaatcagcttctcccagagtctaaaacgcttctggttgaaaataaagcttaatgtggtttaatgtagtaaaaggagacaggagcactaaacttctcttaattattactgctcataagttcctcctcCACTAATcccattcctcactcgctgttttactacaataagtcacgttaagtgttgtgcaccgccgtcacacttcataggaaataacggcacagcagcgcaaaagcagctttgtcgcttctcatgtgaatgcgccggtactgaatggaatacggtattccaagatcaagcatctccaccaacaataaagcagtaaaactaaagtgcagcttttattatatttcagtgttttttatattatatttgtgttattttcagtgtataagagtcaaaaacaacctcattatttacatgagactaaaatatatgcagtcccACGGGACCacggacgcattaacaggttccttatgggaaaaaataccttgaaactcaacgccactcccataaccaactgacgttgagtttcccGGTAccagtgtattttttattgtttttatggtCCTAAATGTTCCATCAAGAATCAAAACACATTATTTTAGTCCCTAAGTGAAGCGCGTGTTCAGTAAATATGAAGGTATttgggattgtgtgtgtgtgtgtgtgtaccaatgTTCTCCACGGTGAAACATTTGTTGTGGTAGGTGACGTTCTGAGTGGTTGAACGTAGTTCTAGACAGTAAACCGTCCACACGCTGGTGAAGGTCTTGTTGAAGTAACACTCGTTCAGAACCGACGGGGTGTATTCAGGACACTCGTGCCACTCCCCGTGCTGCCccctgtaatacacacacacacacgcatacgcacacaaacacacacacacacaaacacacgcacacaaacacacacacacacacacacacacacacactctaggCATTAGAACAATTCAACTCCACTCTAATAACCACACCCACAATTCAACTACACTCTAATAACCACACCCACAATTCAACTACACTCTAATAACCACACCCACAATTCAACTACACTCTAATAACCACACCCACAATTCAACTACACTCTAATAACCACACCCCAATTCAACTACACTCTGTTAACCACACCCACAATTTAACTTCACTCTAATAACCACACCCACAATTCAACTACACTCTAATAACCACACCCACAATTCAACTACACTCTAATAACCACACCCACAATTCAACTACACTCTAATAACCACACCCCAATTCAACTACACTCTGTTAACCACACCCACAATTTAACTTCACTCTAATAACCACACCCACAATTCAACTACACTCTAATAACCACACCCACAATTCAACTACTCTATTAGCCACACCCACAATTTTAACTACAATCTGAAACCCAACCACAATTGAACTACACTCTAATAACCACACCCCAATTCAACTACACTTTGATAGCCACACCCCCAATTTAACTACACCCCTATTTCAACTACACTAATTACCACACCCCCCAATTCAACTACACTTTGATAGCCACACCCCCAATTCAACTACATTTTTTTAGCCACACCCCCCTGGTTTTAATAAACAGGTTATGGGGTATAAATGTCCGGTTACTTTCTGTAGAAGACGCCGAGCGCTCCGGGTTCACTGAGGTTCGACAGCGTGCCGGAGCTCCACCAGCATCGGAACGTCTCCTGCTCCCTGGAACGGCACTCAGTGAAGTGAGGGAGCACCGCCAGCTCTGAAACAGAACGAGAACAAATAGATCCGATTATACAGCAACagattagggaaggtcctttcctgttccaggatGACTGAGTCCCTattaagacatgaagaaaagctccggtgtcctgcactgagccctgaccttaatcctCTTAACAGCTTCGGAATGAACATCCGTGGGAAGTCACTCTATTGACTGCTGAgctcttggtcaggtgtccgaatacttttgaccgtacGGTGTATCTGACTGACGTGGGGTGTTGGAGGGTAAACAGTACTGATAAGAGCTCAGTGTGACTTTGCTGCTGTAACTTTTTCAACACTGTAAATCATTCACCAATGAAACAGTGCAACTCTGGAACATCAGGAACATTCCAAACTCCACCACACACcaggcagcacacacacacacacacacacacacacacacacactgttcgtTCCTCTATAATGAGTCTCTGATTGAGACACGAGTCGAGAACTTCGGTTCATCTGAGGGACTTTAAGCCTGTTCAGAACCGTCGGGGTGTATTCAGGACACTCGTGCCACTCCACCGAGCTGACccctgtaatacacacacacacacacacaccccacacacacacaccccacacacacacacacacactcacacacacacacacacaccccacacacacacacaaggcctCAGAAGGATTATTTAATAATACGTTAATACACAATATTAATCAGAACTGCACTCTGATAGCCACGCCCCTAATTCAACTACTCTGATAGCCACACCCCCAATTCAACTACATTCTAATAACCACACCCACAATTCAGCTACACTCTATTCACCACCCCTAATTCAACTACATTCTAATAACCACCCCTAATTCAACTACACTCTATTTACCACACCCCTAATTCAACTACATTCTAATAACCACCCACAATACAACTACACTCTAATAACCACACCCA is part of the Trichomycterus rosablanca isolate fTriRos1 chromosome 7, fTriRos1.hap1, whole genome shotgun sequence genome and harbors:
- the ghra gene encoding growth hormone receptor a codes for the protein MLIRVSLSLVCVLGLLNTHTLGSELSTPPDGAELAVLPHFTECRSREQETFRCWWSSGTLSNLSEPGALGVFYRKGQHGEWHECPEYTPSVLNECYFNKTFTSVWTVYCLELRSTTQNVTYHNKCFTVENIVYPDPPVGLNWTLLNVSRSGLNFDVLVHWTPPPSADTQMGWLNLKYEVQYRVQNSSHWDKQDLESGTQKSIYALNTHNNYEVRVRTKLSSFENFGEFSESIFVQAPPILNPVESTFPIRMVLIVSVISLLILLTLLVLSQQQRLMVILLPPVPAPKIKGIDPEILKKGKLDQLNFLLSNQHMYKPDTYPDDSWVEFIQIDLDEALEKDESSDTHRLLGPAHHGSAHCLRSAHKGDDDSGLEMETDREERHPLVGRSDSTPTSESQINMEMRSEGGKNWANMDFYAQVSDVTPAGGVVLAPEQQITTPVKKKDEKHGEKKNNLHVQLIVVEPDGGYSSESAARQVSPESPSTPDPDQPYHVLPSEPEKERPLPSTFPPLSEYTVVQEVDEQHSVLLNPSSAPASQPQNPSKCPPVPIGYLTPELLDNFSP